In Amphiura filiformis chromosome 2, Afil_fr2py, whole genome shotgun sequence, one DNA window encodes the following:
- the LOC140137872 gene encoding DDB1- and CUL4-associated factor 4-like, whose amino-acid sequence NNTHLPGFYYDPEKKKYFRLLSGNNNYNPLTKDGLQLKAAEETRVKMIQGKEPTPPKPAAQTAANSRTMMLLQRNREQGQLTYQQFARFAHEHCVTMLPMQPTHELTPFPDTYFNGEAGSIQFLKVDQHQDRVLMVIHDSFLSRIWQGSVNRDDNNNDAVAIDNWGTVNVLGTRSNKITNVEWATSDRDDGLQVLYTVSGGQTSSAQLFKIYRDSSGRWKKEFVFSTESMEKMCWTCAWNHNPLMQPQISIGSSRCAVIFDIATANRKELYSGHSDVLAQVYSRHRPILFNGTRRGEILGCDLRVDLREPQLYREGKTVACKLKHRVCVCSLKLLKDENYILASDISGKIRLWDMRMGRHIYSYQGLANKHSQLTVSVDSSETLVYGAGIDKCTKFWSLQDGRLLHTVPSPLPMSTDGLPVPAYSRQWHGGATPGLILGMERQLFWYSLAL is encoded by the exons AATAATACACATCTCCCAGGTTTTTATTATGATCCTGAGAAGAAGAAATATTTCCGGCTTCTGTCAGGAAATAATAACTACAATCCTCTCACTAAAGATGGCCTCCAACTCAAAGCAGCAGAAGAGACGAGGGTCAAAATGATACAAGGAAAAGAACCTACACCACCAAAG CCTGCAGCACAGACAGCTGCAAACTCCAGAACTATGATGTTACTACAGAGAAATAGAGAACAAGGTCAGCTTACATATCAACAGTTTGCTAG ATTTGCCCATGAGCATTGTGTGACGATGTTACCAATGCAACCAACCCATGAGCTGACGCCATTTCCAGATACATACTTTAATGGAGAGGCAGGATCCATACAATTTTTAAAG GTGGATCAACATCAAGACAGGGTACTAATGGTCATCCATGATTCATTTCTTAGCAG AATATGGCAAGGTTCTGTGAATCGTGATGACAACAATAATGATGCGGTTGCTATTGACAACTGGGGTACAGTTAATGTGTTAGGGACAAGGAGTAACAAG ATAACTAATGTGGAATGGGCCACCTCAGATAGGGATGACGGTTTACAAGTCTT ATATACTGTGTCAGGAGGTCAAACCAGTAGTGCGCAATTATTTAAGATTTACAGAG ATTCATCTGGACGTTGGAAGAAAGAATTTGTCTTCAGTACGGAATCAATGGAAAAAATGTGTTGGACTTGTGCATGGAATCACAACCCACTGATGCAGCCACAGATTAGCATTG GTTCAAGCAGGTGTGCTGTTATCTTTGATATAGCTACAGCAAACAGAAAGGAATTATATTCTGGCCACAGTGATGTATTAGCACAGGTTTATTCTCGACAT agACCAATTCTATTCAATGGCACAAGACGCGGAGAAATCTTAGGATGTGATCTACGGGTTGATCTTCGAGAGCCCCAGCTCTATCGAGAAGGGAAAACTGTTGCATGTAAATTAAAGCACAGAGTATGTGTGTGTAGTCTAAAACTACTCAAGGATGAGAACTATATATTGGCAAGCGATATTAGTGGCAAG ATAAGGCTTTGGGACATGCGTATGGGTCGTCACATTTATTCTTACCAAGGACTGGCCAACAAACACTCTCAACTGACAGTCTCTGTGGATTCATCAGAAACATTAGTGTATGGAG CTGGTATTGATAAATGCACCAAATTCTGGAGCCTTCAAGATGGCCGTCTGCTTCACACAGTACCAAGTCCACTGCCCATGAGTACCGATGGGCTACCTGTTCCTGCCTACTCTAGACAATGGCACGGGGGTGCTACACCAGGGTTAATTCTGGGAATGGAAAGACAACTCTTTTGGTATTCATTAGCTTTATGA